The Papio anubis isolate 15944 chromosome 1, Panubis1.0, whole genome shotgun sequence genome window below encodes:
- the LOC101014098 gene encoding cytochrome P450 4X1 isoform X4: MEKLEEIIEKYPRAFPFWIGPFQAFFYIYDPDYAKTFLSRTDPKSQYLQKFLPPLIGKGLLALDGPKWFQHRRLLTPGFHFNILKAYIEVMAHSVKTMLDKWEKICSTQNTSVEVYEHINLMSLDIIMKCAFSKETNCQTNSTHDPYVKAIFELGKIIFHRLYSFLYHSDIIFKLSPQGYRFQKLSRVLNQYTDAIIQERKKSLQAGEKQDNTQKRKYQDFLDIVLSAKDENGSSFSDTDVHSEVSMFLLGGHDSLAASISWILYCLALNPEHQERCREEVRGILEDGCSITWDQLGEMSYTTMCIKETCRLIPAVPSISRDLSKPLTFPDGCTLPAGITVVLSIWGLHHNPAVWKNPKVFDPLRFSQENCDQRHPYAYLPFSAGSRNCIGQQFAMIQLKVAIALILLHFRVTPDPTRPPTFSSHSILKPKNGMYLHLKKLSEC, translated from the exons ATGGAGAAGCTTGaggaaattattgaaaaataccCTCGTGCCTTCCCTTTCTGGATTGGGCCCTTTCAGGCATTTTTCTATATCTATGACCCAGACTATGCAAAGACATTTCTGAGCAGAACAG ATCCCAAGTCCCAGTACCTGCAGAAATTCTTACCTCCACTTATTG GGAAAGGACTGCTGGCTCTAGATGGACCCAAGTGGTTCCAGCATCGTCGCCTGCTAACTCCTGGATTCCATTTTAACATCCTGAAAGCATACATCGAGGTGATGGCTCATTCTGTGAAAACGATGCTG GATAAGTGGGAGAAGATTTGCAGCACTCAGAACACAAGCGTGGAGGTCTATGAGCACATCAACTTGATGTCTCTGGATATAATCATGAAATGTGCTTTCAGCAAGGAGACCAACTGCCAGACAAACAG CACCCATGATCCTTATGTAAAAGCCATATTTGAACTCGGCAAAATCATATTTCACCGCTTGTACAGTTTCTTGTATCACAGTGACATAATTTTCAAACTCAGCCCTCAGGGCTACCGCTTCCAGAAGTTAAGCCGAGTGTTGAATCAGTACACAG ATGCGATaatccaggaaagaaaaaaatccctccaGGCTGGGGAAAAGCAGGATAACACTCAGAAGAGGAAGTACCAGGATTTTCTGGATATTGTCCTTTCTGCCAAG GATGAAAATGGTAGCAGCTTCTCAGATACTGATGTACACTCCGAAGTGAGCATGTTCTTGTTGGGAGGACATGACTCCTTGGCAGCAAGCATCTCCTGGATCCTTTACTGCCTGGCTCTGAACCCTGAGCATCAAGAGAGATGCCGGGAGGAGGTCAGGGGCATCCTGGAGGATGGGTGTTCTATAACCTG GGACCAGCTGGGTGAGATGTCGTACACCACAATGTGCATCAAGGAGACGTGCCGATTGATTCCTGCCGTCCCATCCATTTCCAGAGATCTCAGCAAGCCACTTACTTTCCCAGATGGATGCACATTGCCTGCAG GGATCACCGTGGTTCTTAGTATTTGGGGTCTTCACCACAACCCTGCTGTCTGGAAAAACCCAAAG GTCTTTGACCCCTTGAGGTTCTCTCAGGAGAATTGTGATCAGAGACACCCCTATGCCTACTTACCATTCTCAGCTGGATCAAG GAACTGCATCGGGCAGCAGTTTGCCATGATTCAGTTAAAGGTGGCCATTGCTTTGATTCTGCTCCACTTTAGAGTGACTCCAGACCCCACCAGGCCTCCTACTTTCTCCAGCCACTCTATCCTCAAGCCCAAGAATGGGATGTATTTGCACCTGAAGAAACTCTCTGAATGTTAG
- the LOC101014098 gene encoding cytochrome P450 4X1 isoform X3, translating to MCLPQNGDPCLTSCSHSPSGEAEFIQDDNMEKLEEIIEKYPRAFPFWIGPFQAFFYIYDPDYAKTFLSRTDPKSQYLQKFLPPLIGKGLLALDGPKWFQHRRLLTPGFHFNILKAYIEVMAHSVKTMLDKWEKICSTQNTSVEVYEHINLMSLDIIMKCAFSKETNCQTNSTHDPYVKAIFELGKIIFHRLYSFLYHSDIIFKLSPQGYRFQKLSRVLNQYTDAIIQERKKSLQAGEKQDNTQKRKYQDFLDIVLSAKDENGSSFSDTDVHSEVSMFLLGGHDSLAASISWILYCLALNPEHQERCREEVRGILEDGCSITWDQLGEMSYTTMCIKETCRLIPAVPSISRDLSKPLTFPDGCTLPAGITVVLSIWGLHHNPAVWKNPKVFDPLRFSQENCDQRHPYAYLPFSAGSRNCIGQQFAMIQLKVAIALILLHFRVTPDPTRPPTFSSHSILKPKNGMYLHLKKLSEC from the exons TTTATTCAGGATGATAACATGGAGAAGCTTGaggaaattattgaaaaataccCTCGTGCCTTCCCTTTCTGGATTGGGCCCTTTCAGGCATTTTTCTATATCTATGACCCAGACTATGCAAAGACATTTCTGAGCAGAACAG ATCCCAAGTCCCAGTACCTGCAGAAATTCTTACCTCCACTTATTG GGAAAGGACTGCTGGCTCTAGATGGACCCAAGTGGTTCCAGCATCGTCGCCTGCTAACTCCTGGATTCCATTTTAACATCCTGAAAGCATACATCGAGGTGATGGCTCATTCTGTGAAAACGATGCTG GATAAGTGGGAGAAGATTTGCAGCACTCAGAACACAAGCGTGGAGGTCTATGAGCACATCAACTTGATGTCTCTGGATATAATCATGAAATGTGCTTTCAGCAAGGAGACCAACTGCCAGACAAACAG CACCCATGATCCTTATGTAAAAGCCATATTTGAACTCGGCAAAATCATATTTCACCGCTTGTACAGTTTCTTGTATCACAGTGACATAATTTTCAAACTCAGCCCTCAGGGCTACCGCTTCCAGAAGTTAAGCCGAGTGTTGAATCAGTACACAG ATGCGATaatccaggaaagaaaaaaatccctccaGGCTGGGGAAAAGCAGGATAACACTCAGAAGAGGAAGTACCAGGATTTTCTGGATATTGTCCTTTCTGCCAAG GATGAAAATGGTAGCAGCTTCTCAGATACTGATGTACACTCCGAAGTGAGCATGTTCTTGTTGGGAGGACATGACTCCTTGGCAGCAAGCATCTCCTGGATCCTTTACTGCCTGGCTCTGAACCCTGAGCATCAAGAGAGATGCCGGGAGGAGGTCAGGGGCATCCTGGAGGATGGGTGTTCTATAACCTG GGACCAGCTGGGTGAGATGTCGTACACCACAATGTGCATCAAGGAGACGTGCCGATTGATTCCTGCCGTCCCATCCATTTCCAGAGATCTCAGCAAGCCACTTACTTTCCCAGATGGATGCACATTGCCTGCAG GGATCACCGTGGTTCTTAGTATTTGGGGTCTTCACCACAACCCTGCTGTCTGGAAAAACCCAAAG GTCTTTGACCCCTTGAGGTTCTCTCAGGAGAATTGTGATCAGAGACACCCCTATGCCTACTTACCATTCTCAGCTGGATCAAG GAACTGCATCGGGCAGCAGTTTGCCATGATTCAGTTAAAGGTGGCCATTGCTTTGATTCTGCTCCACTTTAGAGTGACTCCAGACCCCACCAGGCCTCCTACTTTCTCCAGCCACTCTATCCTCAAGCCCAAGAATGGGATGTATTTGCACCTGAAGAAACTCTCTGAATGTTAG